From a region of the Bradyrhizobium diazoefficiens genome:
- a CDS encoding glycosyltransferase: protein MKITLIDPSLFTWPYDLKLAKGLTDIGHAASIVGRQLGRKPSADEGRFLDQHFYPGLQSRFFKKLPRNVQLGLKGLSHAESMARLIRRFKRTPPDVIHFQWAPLAIVDSQFIPKFRRIAPTVLTVHDSNPFNNNPSSRIQRIGALKILHCFDHVIVHTTVARDRLRRVGIPDEKISVIAHGLLTDHIERPADEPSARDGRVQILMFGKIKPYKGLDVMFRALALLPRDVRAHCVVRIVGWPEMPMEPLFAMVKDLQLEQQVEFDLRFVPEDEVTSLVSRADVLAFPYRDIDASGVLMLAIAAGRPIVASNLGTFSEWFGDQADGTLVPPDDPLELSRSLERLISNQDYRGAKGQRMLDLRDSVPTWTSIARLTEAAYAKAGERVPAPASAAHILQGSRN from the coding sequence CTTGGACGGAAGCCTTCCGCCGATGAGGGACGGTTTCTTGACCAGCATTTTTATCCAGGATTGCAATCGCGCTTTTTCAAGAAACTTCCGCGCAATGTGCAACTGGGGCTGAAGGGCCTCAGTCACGCCGAATCCATGGCTCGGCTGATCAGGCGCTTCAAGAGAACGCCGCCTGACGTAATCCATTTCCAGTGGGCTCCGCTGGCGATCGTCGACAGCCAGTTCATTCCCAAGTTCAGAAGGATCGCGCCAACGGTGCTGACCGTTCACGACTCGAATCCGTTCAACAACAATCCGAGTTCGCGGATCCAACGAATTGGCGCACTCAAGATCTTGCATTGCTTCGACCATGTTATCGTTCATACGACCGTCGCACGCGATCGCCTGAGGCGTGTCGGCATCCCGGACGAGAAGATATCCGTGATCGCGCATGGATTGCTGACGGATCATATCGAGCGGCCGGCGGACGAGCCGTCGGCTCGGGACGGGCGCGTTCAAATACTCATGTTCGGCAAGATAAAACCTTACAAGGGCCTCGACGTCATGTTTCGCGCCCTTGCGCTGCTTCCTCGAGACGTCAGGGCGCATTGCGTGGTCAGGATCGTGGGCTGGCCGGAAATGCCGATGGAGCCGCTGTTCGCGATGGTGAAGGATCTTCAACTCGAACAGCAAGTCGAATTCGACCTGCGTTTCGTTCCGGAGGATGAAGTGACTTCGCTGGTATCGCGCGCCGACGTCCTCGCGTTTCCGTACCGGGACATCGACGCATCGGGGGTGCTGATGCTGGCGATCGCGGCGGGCCGTCCGATCGTCGCGTCGAACCTCGGAACCTTTTCGGAATGGTTCGGCGATCAGGCGGACGGCACGCTAGTGCCTCCGGACGATCCCCTCGAATTGTCCCGGTCGCTTGAGCGCTTGATCAGCAACCAGGACTATCGAGGCGCCAAGGGTCAAAGGATGCTGGATTTGCGCGATTCCGTGCCGACATGGACGTCGATTGCACGCCTGACCGAGGCCGCCTATGCGAAAGCGGGCGAGCGCGTGCCTGCACCGGCCAGCGCCGCCCACATTCTGCAGGGGTCACGAAACTGA